The Rhodoferax sediminis genome has a segment encoding these proteins:
- a CDS encoding tautomerase family protein, with the protein MQYQKGENMPHIVIKMKPGRSDSLKTEIAQALAQALVSSAGVPEKAVSVAIEEVEADDWMTKVYEPEIAGKADTLVRKPSYGSLAK; encoded by the coding sequence ATGCAATACCAAAAAGGAGAAAACATGCCGCATATCGTGATCAAGATGAAGCCGGGCAGGTCCGATTCACTGAAGACCGAAATCGCACAGGCGCTCGCGCAGGCCCTCGTGTCGAGCGCGGGCGTCCCCGAGAAGGCCGTCTCGGTCGCGATCGAGGAAGTAGAGGCCGACGACTGGATGACCAAAGTCTATGAGCCCGAGATTGCGGGCAAGGCTGACACCCTGGTGAGGAAGCCAAGCTACGGCTCGCTTGCGAAATAA
- a CDS encoding CaiB/BaiF CoA transferase family protein: MPRSTTPLPLKGVKVIELCHLIAGPYCCQMLADEGAQVIKVEPPGGELTRHRKPSRKSAGGEVTAYYASLNRDKESVVLDLKHPEGAGVFEKLLASADVFVTNMRAAALGRLGFHPKALHERFPRLIVACISGFGLEDAGEHADRAGLAMVAEAMAGATGLTRDHSGNAVWCGFALGDIMAAVSAHAGILLALRNQESLGQGKLLDVGLVECMLPMVSVAMGRVQVDEEAKSDFAGSNNFHGVPYGAFPASDGAVNIGCNRDDFWGRLCVAMGRPELGTDPRFATYVDRIKHQRVVHEIVEAFTRAHTRAEITAKLVDADVPTAGVLSMEEVVTDDYLRGRGALREVDDGFGGTFTLPANAAWPEHDGHRPRVPRLGEQRDAVLQRELRMTAADVARLERSGAFGAATAPVQATAIPGK, from the coding sequence ATGCCACGCAGCACCACACCCCTGCCCCTCAAGGGTGTCAAGGTCATCGAACTCTGCCACCTCATTGCCGGCCCGTACTGCTGCCAGATGCTTGCCGACGAGGGAGCGCAGGTCATCAAGGTGGAGCCACCCGGCGGCGAGCTCACACGCCATCGCAAGCCGAGCCGCAAAAGTGCAGGCGGCGAGGTCACGGCCTACTACGCCTCCCTCAACCGGGACAAGGAAAGCGTCGTCCTCGACCTCAAGCACCCCGAGGGCGCCGGCGTGTTCGAGAAGCTGCTCGCTTCCGCCGACGTGTTCGTCACCAACATGCGCGCCGCGGCGCTTGGGCGGCTGGGCTTTCATCCGAAGGCGCTGCACGAGCGCTTTCCGCGCCTCATCGTCGCCTGCATCTCGGGCTTCGGCCTGGAGGATGCCGGCGAGCACGCCGACCGCGCCGGCCTGGCGATGGTAGCCGAGGCCATGGCCGGCGCCACCGGCCTCACGCGCGACCACTCCGGCAACGCGGTCTGGTGCGGCTTCGCGCTGGGCGACATCATGGCGGCCGTCTCCGCGCACGCCGGCATCCTGCTGGCGCTGCGCAACCAGGAAAGCCTGGGCCAGGGTAAGCTGCTGGACGTGGGCTTGGTCGAATGCATGCTGCCGATGGTGTCGGTCGCCATGGGCCGCGTGCAGGTGGACGAGGAAGCGAAATCGGACTTCGCCGGTTCCAACAATTTCCACGGCGTGCCCTACGGCGCCTTCCCCGCGTCGGACGGCGCGGTCAACATCGGCTGCAACCGCGACGATTTCTGGGGCCGCCTTTGCGTCGCCATGGGCCGCCCGGAGCTGGGTACCGACCCGCGCTTCGCCACCTACGTCGATCGCATCAAGCACCAGCGCGTAGTGCACGAGATTGTCGAGGCGTTCACCCGCGCGCATACGCGGGCCGAGATCACGGCCAAGCTGGTCGACGCGGACGTGCCGACCGCGGGCGTGCTGAGCATGGAGGAAGTCGTGACCGACGACTACCTGCGCGGACGCGGCGCGCTGCGCGAGGTGGACGACGGCTTCGGCGGAACCTTCACCCTGCCGGCCAACGCCGCCTGGCCCGAGCACGACGGCCACCGCCCGCGCGTGCCGCGCCTGGGCGAGCAGCGCGATGCGGTGCTGCAGCGCGAGTTGCGCATGACGGCCGCCGACGTCGCGCGGCTGGAGCGCTCGGGCGCTTTCGGGGCCGCGACGGCACCCGTGCAGGCTACCGCCATCCCGGGCAAGTAA
- a CDS encoding MaoC family dehydratase — MDEGLYFEEYGEGWTHETRPAPITDEGIRAFVALHGFNTPTYTDPKYMKMSYGGRMAPGLMVLCAAEGLVLDAGLTRRRGIFLVELTPKFKKPVYAGDSVLNRIRFKSKRLTSKPDRGIVVTEHEVLTQKGELAIAYDAVRMIRTREFIEAEAQAD; from the coding sequence ATGGATGAAGGCCTTTATTTCGAGGAATACGGCGAGGGCTGGACGCACGAGACCCGCCCGGCGCCGATCACCGATGAGGGCATCCGCGCCTTCGTCGCCCTGCACGGCTTCAACACGCCCACCTACACCGACCCCAAGTACATGAAGATGTCCTACGGCGGGCGCATGGCGCCGGGGCTCATGGTGCTGTGCGCGGCCGAGGGCCTGGTGCTCGATGCGGGCTTGACGCGGCGGCGCGGCATCTTCCTGGTGGAGCTGACGCCGAAGTTCAAGAAACCGGTCTATGCCGGCGACAGCGTGCTGAACCGCATCCGCTTCAAGTCCAAGCGGCTGACCAGCAAGCCGGACCGGGGCATCGTGGTCACCGAGCATGAGGTGCTCACGCAGAAGGGCGAGCTCGCCATCGCCTACGACGCGGTGCGGATGATCCGCACCCGCGAGTTCATCGAAGCCGAGGCGCAGGCGGACTGA
- a CDS encoding acyl-CoA dehydrogenase family protein, translating into MASETDVGVLLAKTDRNAGVKGVTAFIVHPKKYPGWNAQPVPMLGLSKSMRTNVLFLDDFVVPVEDHLGEEGEGFKIVIRALQPGRVTIAGNALGVARACFEEAVRYANERELCGQAIGRFQMIQSDIAEMATAIENSRALVYKAAICMDNGLPSNRIAAMAKYHASQTAKMCADKAVHIFGGYGLAEEYPVSYYRAYSDMFFTGEGSANVQKIVIAEDALDYKIAECHHGRRGLREIRKDDVGAELAKAWRRGAGTARALAAQSACASASMNSRVRIIRTAS; encoded by the coding sequence ATGGCCAGCGAGACCGATGTCGGGGTGCTGCTCGCCAAGACCGACCGCAATGCCGGTGTGAAGGGCGTCACCGCCTTCATCGTGCATCCGAAGAAGTATCCCGGCTGGAACGCCCAGCCCGTGCCCATGCTGGGCCTGTCCAAGTCCATGCGTACCAACGTGCTGTTCCTGGACGACTTCGTCGTGCCGGTGGAAGACCACCTGGGCGAGGAGGGCGAGGGCTTCAAGATCGTCATCCGGGCCCTGCAGCCGGGCCGCGTCACCATCGCCGGCAATGCGCTCGGCGTCGCGCGCGCCTGCTTTGAGGAAGCGGTGCGCTACGCCAACGAGCGGGAGTTGTGTGGCCAGGCCATTGGGCGCTTCCAGATGATCCAGTCCGACATCGCGGAAATGGCGACCGCCATCGAGAACAGCCGTGCGCTGGTCTACAAGGCCGCGATCTGCATGGACAACGGACTGCCCTCCAATCGCATCGCAGCCATGGCGAAGTACCATGCGTCGCAGACCGCCAAGATGTGTGCCGACAAGGCGGTGCACATCTTCGGCGGCTACGGACTCGCCGAGGAGTACCCGGTCTCCTACTACCGCGCCTACTCCGACATGTTCTTCACCGGCGAGGGCTCGGCCAACGTGCAGAAGATCGTGATTGCGGAGGACGCCCTGGACTACAAGATCGCCGAATGCCACCATGGCAGGAGGGGGCTGCGCGAGATCCGCAAGGATGACGTGGGCGCGGAACTCGCGAAAGCGTGGAGGAGGGGCGCAGGGACGGCCCGCGCCTTGGCTGCTCAGTCCGCCTGCGCCTCGGCTTCGATGAACTCGCGGGTGCGGATCATCCGCACCGCGTCGTAG
- a CDS encoding acyl-CoA dehydrogenase family protein — translation MGGSNVGYLAATVIQEEMGRLDVRFAACRNQQGSTCPSCIYFGGTPEQVKKYVPDLVAAGPAA, via the coding sequence GTGGGCGGCAGCAACGTGGGTTACCTCGCGGCCACCGTTATCCAGGAGGAGATGGGGCGGCTGGACGTGCGCTTCGCCGCCTGCCGCAACCAGCAGGGCTCCACCTGCCCCAGCTGCATCTACTTCGGCGGCACGCCGGAGCAGGTGAAGAAGTACGTGCCCGACCTGGTTGCCGCAGGACCAGCGGCATGA
- a CDS encoding MaoC/PaaZ C-terminal domain-containing protein: protein MTAITAKPRGRYFEDFEIGQEFVSPARTVTSTDIVNFACLTGDFNEVHTNFEYCKTTPFGEPIAHGPLVYGIMGGLQYASGVNDGTLIGLLQIDAWRMLGPVKHGDTIRLVSKVVEKKETSKPDRGVVSFQRQCVKQDGSVVQEMKATLMYKRRPKG from the coding sequence ATGACCGCCATCACCGCCAAGCCGCGCGGCCGCTACTTCGAGGATTTCGAGATCGGCCAGGAGTTCGTCTCGCCCGCGCGCACCGTCACTTCCACCGACATCGTCAACTTTGCCTGCCTGACTGGCGACTTCAACGAGGTGCACACCAACTTCGAGTACTGCAAGACCACGCCTTTCGGCGAGCCCATCGCGCATGGCCCGCTTGTCTACGGGATCATGGGCGGGCTGCAGTACGCCAGCGGCGTCAACGACGGCACCCTCATCGGCCTGCTGCAGATCGACGCCTGGCGCATGCTGGGACCGGTGAAGCACGGCGATACCATTCGCCTGGTGTCGAAGGTCGTCGAGAAGAAGGAAACTAGCAAGCCCGACCGCGGCGTGGTGAGCTTCCAGCGCCAGTGCGTGAAGCAGGACGGCAGCGTGGTGCAGGAGATGAAGGCCACGCTGATGTACAAGCGGCGACCGAAGGGCTGA
- a CDS encoding acyl-CoA dehydrogenase family protein yields the protein MNPHEITSNSLSVSREEVLQATQAVTSRFGDEYFHKLDKEEGYPHDYIKALMDAKLHTVMIPEQYGGMGLGLQEACVIVEEMHRSGGVGSMIHGQMFMMGILARHGTDEQKRKILEEVCAGRMRLQSFSLTEPNAGTDTAKLQTKAWKEGSEWVIKGQKLWTSRFDYTDAFMVFARTSPPKDPAKPHQGISSFLVDKRQVDPKQYTSRKIDVMFNHHTYEVFYDNMRVPETSLIGEEGKGFKYLLDGLNAERIIIASEAIGDGRWFVEKAVNYAKERVLFGKPIGANQGVQFPIALGYAHLEAADALRWKAAAKFDRNEPCGGDANIAKMLASDASWELANVCMQTHGGFGLAREYHIERRFRDTRVFQIAPISPNMVLNYVSQHVLGLPRSY from the coding sequence ATGAACCCCCACGAAATCACTTCCAACTCCCTGAGCGTCAGCCGCGAAGAAGTCCTCCAAGCCACGCAGGCCGTGACCAGCCGCTTCGGGGACGAGTACTTCCACAAACTGGACAAGGAGGAGGGCTACCCGCACGACTACATCAAGGCCCTGATGGATGCCAAGTTGCACACGGTGATGATCCCGGAGCAGTATGGCGGCATGGGGCTGGGCTTGCAGGAGGCCTGCGTGATCGTGGAGGAGATGCACCGCTCTGGCGGCGTCGGTTCCATGATCCACGGCCAGATGTTCATGATGGGCATCCTGGCGCGCCACGGAACCGACGAACAGAAGCGCAAGATCCTCGAGGAGGTGTGCGCCGGCCGGATGCGGCTGCAGTCCTTCTCGCTGACCGAGCCCAACGCGGGCACCGACACCGCCAAGCTGCAGACCAAGGCCTGGAAGGAGGGCAGCGAGTGGGTCATCAAGGGCCAGAAGCTCTGGACCTCGCGTTTCGACTACACCGACGCGTTCATGGTGTTTGCGCGCACCAGCCCGCCCAAGGATCCGGCCAAGCCGCACCAGGGCATCTCCTCCTTCCTCGTCGACAAGCGCCAGGTCGACCCCAAGCAGTACACCAGCCGCAAGATCGACGTGATGTTCAACCATCACACATACGAAGTCTTCTACGACAACATGCGCGTGCCGGAAACCTCGCTGATCGGCGAGGAAGGCAAGGGCTTTAAGTACCTGCTCGACGGCCTGAACGCCGAGCGGATCATCATCGCCTCGGAAGCCATCGGCGACGGCCGCTGGTTCGTCGAGAAGGCGGTCAACTACGCCAAGGAGCGCGTGCTGTTCGGCAAGCCGATCGGCGCGAACCAGGGTGTCCAGTTCCCCATCGCGCTCGGCTACGCGCACCTCGAGGCGGCCGACGCCCTGCGCTGGAAGGCAGCCGCGAAGTTCGATCGCAACGAGCCGTGCGGCGGCGATGCCAACATCGCGAAGATGCTCGCCTCGGACGCATCCTGGGAGCTTGCCAACGTGTGCATGCAGACGCATGGCGGCTTCGGCCTGGCCCGGGAGTACCACATCGAGCGGCGGTTCCGCGACACGCGGGTGTTCCAGATCGCGCCGATCTCGCCCAACATGGTGCTGAACTACGTCAGCCAGCACGTGCTCGGCCTGCCGCGTTCCTATTGA
- a CDS encoding LysR substrate-binding domain-containing protein, which translates to MDVRRLKYFVQIVESGSLSKASRQLFIVQPALSQQMTRLEEEVGKPLLVRSVRGVVPTENGEALYHHAKFVLRQLEEAVQVARQDYASVHGRVTLGLAPSTSAIVGLPMLRHIKEKYPGILLNVVVGLPIYMEERARQSQVDVAVLFSKTAASEFTVEPLLEEEVFLVVPVDSKLVPPERESLTLAEVAALPLVLASPGHNLRRRLNVEFERANVEPNMMAEIDSLQLMMRYVAEIGGATIQTMAGTRAAGSLDGWRCLSISDARIMRPSYLYALPVQKLSQASAVVRTELRQIVHSLVESGAWRGVRLTPPAPEDVQD; encoded by the coding sequence ATGGATGTCCGCCGGTTGAAGTACTTCGTGCAGATCGTCGAGAGCGGCAGCCTCTCGAAGGCGTCGCGCCAGCTGTTCATCGTGCAGCCGGCACTCAGCCAGCAGATGACGCGGCTGGAGGAGGAGGTTGGCAAGCCCTTGCTGGTGCGCTCGGTGCGCGGCGTCGTGCCCACCGAGAACGGCGAGGCGCTGTACCACCACGCCAAGTTCGTGCTGCGCCAACTGGAGGAAGCCGTGCAGGTCGCGCGCCAGGACTATGCGAGCGTCCACGGCCGCGTGACCCTTGGGCTGGCGCCCTCTACGTCGGCCATAGTGGGCTTGCCGATGCTGCGCCACATCAAGGAAAAGTACCCGGGGATCCTGCTGAACGTCGTCGTCGGCCTCCCCATCTACATGGAAGAAAGGGCGCGCCAGAGCCAGGTGGACGTGGCCGTGCTTTTCAGCAAGACCGCGGCCAGCGAGTTCACCGTGGAGCCCTTGCTCGAGGAGGAGGTGTTCCTCGTGGTGCCCGTGGACAGCAAGCTGGTGCCGCCGGAGCGGGAGTCGCTGACGCTCGCGGAAGTGGCCGCCCTGCCCCTGGTGCTGGCGAGCCCGGGCCACAACCTGCGGCGACGGCTGAACGTGGAGTTCGAGCGGGCCAACGTCGAGCCGAACATGATGGCCGAGATCGATTCGCTGCAGTTGATGATGCGCTACGTGGCGGAAATTGGCGGCGCCACCATCCAAACCATGGCCGGCACGCGCGCCGCCGGCTCACTGGACGGCTGGCGCTGCCTGTCGATCTCGGACGCGCGCATCATGCGTCCGAGCTATCTCTACGCCCTGCCGGTGCAAAAGCTGTCGCAGGCCTCGGCCGTGGTCCGCACGGAGCTTCGGCAGATAGTGCACTCGCTGGTGGAAAGCGGTGCGTGGCGCGGGGTGCGGCTCACCCCGCCGGCGCCCGAGGACGTGCAAGACTAG
- a CDS encoding alpha/beta fold hydrolase, which yields MRVGDAGLFYRDDDFADPWEAHDTVMLQHGFGRSGNMYRGWVPHLSRDFRVIRMDLRGTGQSADPGPDVRFTLESFMADFIGLLDALEIERVHYVGESLGSILGIALAARHPERVKSLTLVSAIVRARPEKTGAVNAVGYPSWPEAIQALGMKEWWLRSRTATGELTGNAAKDNWFAEECGRTPVHVAQALLRFVPTVSAQPMLASVRASTLLLSPGASRHTDPEEQQAILDAIPDARQIRYEDAKHIDCYLKPDRYARDTREFLREIARRVG from the coding sequence ATGCGCGTCGGCGACGCCGGCCTCTTCTATCGGGATGACGACTTTGCCGACCCTTGGGAAGCGCATGACACGGTCATGCTGCAGCATGGCTTCGGCCGCAGCGGCAACATGTACCGCGGGTGGGTTCCCCATCTGAGCCGTGACTTCCGCGTCATCCGCATGGACCTGCGCGGCACGGGCCAGAGCGCCGACCCGGGCCCGGACGTGCGCTTTACGCTCGAGAGCTTCATGGCCGACTTCATCGGCCTGCTGGATGCGCTGGAGATCGAGCGGGTCCACTACGTGGGCGAGTCGCTGGGCAGCATCCTCGGGATCGCGCTGGCCGCCCGCCATCCGGAGCGTGTCAAGAGCCTGACGCTGGTCTCGGCCATCGTCCGCGCCCGGCCGGAAAAAACCGGTGCGGTGAACGCCGTCGGCTATCCCTCCTGGCCAGAAGCCATCCAGGCGCTCGGGATGAAGGAGTGGTGGCTGCGGTCGCGCACGGCCACCGGCGAGCTCACGGGCAATGCTGCCAAGGACAACTGGTTCGCCGAGGAGTGCGGCCGTACGCCGGTGCACGTGGCACAGGCGCTGCTGCGGTTCGTGCCGACCGTGTCCGCGCAGCCCATGCTGGCAAGTGTCCGGGCGTCGACCCTGCTTCTTTCGCCGGGCGCCAGCCGGCACACTGACCCGGAAGAACAGCAGGCCATCCTGGACGCCATCCCCGATGCCCGCCAGATCCGGTACGAGGACGCCAAACACATCGACTGCTACCTGAAGCCCGACCGGTACGCGCGCGATACGCGGGAGTTCCTGCGCGAGATCGCGCGCAGGGTTGGCTAG
- a CDS encoding Bug family tripartite tricarboxylate transporter substrate binding protein, with protein MLQRTHFIRAGLVGLATFALAGQAIAQEKFPSRPVRMIVGFGAGGSGDLLARILAQQMSQTLGQQVIVENRPGASAIPATEYAARAPADGYTIMEYTTTLAVNTVLQPVPYDLFRDFTPIAYTFSAPLVLLTSGTSPNRKVSDLVAYAKANSKGISFGHGGVGSMSHLSGELFKRDVGIDAVSIAYKGNAPAMSDLIGGRLDYYFSSVNEVLPNIRGGHLHALAVTSTQRDPMLPDVPTMVELGYKDFTPVVNWGFLAPRNTPPAVVKQLQDAMIKALGTPAMQERLAAVGASSRGAGGPDVMTSKMKAEIARWEPVIKAANIKRD; from the coding sequence ATGTTACAGAGAACGCATTTCATTCGGGCCGGCCTGGTGGGGCTGGCCACCTTCGCGCTGGCTGGCCAGGCCATCGCCCAGGAAAAATTCCCGTCCAGGCCCGTGCGCATGATCGTCGGCTTCGGCGCCGGCGGCTCGGGCGACCTGCTGGCGCGCATTCTGGCGCAACAGATGAGCCAGACGCTCGGCCAGCAGGTGATCGTGGAGAACCGTCCGGGCGCCAGCGCCATCCCGGCCACCGAATATGCGGCTAGGGCGCCAGCCGATGGTTACACCATCATGGAGTACACGACGACGCTCGCCGTGAACACGGTGTTGCAGCCCGTGCCCTACGACCTGTTCCGCGACTTCACGCCGATCGCCTACACCTTCAGCGCGCCGCTGGTGCTGCTAACGTCTGGTACTTCGCCTAACCGGAAGGTGTCAGACCTGGTGGCGTATGCAAAGGCGAACAGCAAGGGAATTTCCTTCGGGCACGGGGGCGTGGGTTCCATGAGTCACCTGTCCGGCGAACTGTTCAAACGCGACGTGGGCATCGATGCGGTCAGCATCGCCTACAAGGGCAACGCCCCGGCGATGTCGGACCTGATCGGCGGCCGCCTCGACTACTATTTCTCGAGCGTCAACGAAGTGCTCCCGAACATCAGGGGTGGCCACCTGCACGCGCTCGCCGTCACGTCGACGCAGCGCGATCCCATGCTGCCCGACGTGCCCACGATGGTGGAGCTGGGCTACAAGGATTTCACGCCGGTGGTGAACTGGGGCTTCCTGGCGCCCAGGAACACGCCCCCGGCCGTGGTGAAGCAACTGCAGGACGCGATGATCAAGGCGCTCGGCACGCCCGCCATGCAGGAACGCCTGGCGGCCGTGGGCGCCAGCTCGCGCGGCGCGGGCGGGCCGGACGTGATGACGAGCAAGATGAAAGCGGAGATCGCCCGCTGGGAACCGGTGATCAAGGCCGCCAACATCAAGCGTGATTAA
- a CDS encoding aldehyde dehydrogenase family protein — MSETSAAVRPPFLANPNKGHFIDGKWQPALTGETIQTFNPATGQVLATLARGRKEDVDAAVACARRTFEGPWSRFTPHQRNALMLRVCEVLERNYEELATLESLDMGAPLARTRAMKNGLIQTVMYFASQALNWSGTTVPNSLNGNYTTLTLKAPVGVVGGIIPWNAPLISMWWIMGGVLATGCTGVIKTAEDASLTVLRTAELLLEAGVPPGVINVVTGLGSEAGAALAAHMDVDRIAFTGSTVTGREIIKASAGNMKRIQLELGGKSPDIVFADANLDKAVPGAAMGVFNNSGQICSAGTRIFVQRGIQEEFVARLVDYTRKIKVGDPFDPASQLGPLISRRQLDRVLGYMSIGQEDGARLEVGGNRLGAQLAEGYFVAPTVFNNVRNDMRIAREEIFGPVASVIPFDTVDEALKLGNDTDYGLGGAVWTSNVGTMMKAMHGIKAGKMWINCYGLADPAVGFSGTKQSGYGMKGGAQHIDGFLYEKSVYINGD; from the coding sequence ATGAGCGAAACATCAGCGGCGGTGCGCCCGCCTTTCCTGGCCAACCCGAACAAAGGCCATTTCATTGACGGCAAGTGGCAGCCGGCCCTGACCGGCGAGACCATCCAGACCTTCAACCCGGCCACCGGGCAGGTGCTCGCGACCCTGGCGCGCGGCCGCAAGGAAGACGTGGATGCCGCCGTCGCCTGCGCCCGCAGAACCTTCGAGGGTCCCTGGAGCCGCTTCACGCCGCACCAGCGCAACGCCCTCATGCTGCGCGTGTGCGAAGTGCTGGAGCGCAACTACGAGGAACTGGCGACGCTGGAGTCGCTGGACATGGGCGCGCCCCTCGCCCGCACCCGGGCGATGAAGAACGGCCTGATTCAGACCGTCATGTACTTCGCGAGCCAGGCGCTGAACTGGAGCGGCACGACCGTTCCCAACTCCCTCAATGGCAACTACACCACGCTGACGCTCAAGGCTCCGGTGGGCGTGGTCGGCGGCATCATCCCCTGGAACGCGCCGCTAATCAGCATGTGGTGGATCATGGGCGGCGTGCTCGCCACCGGCTGCACCGGCGTGATCAAGACGGCGGAAGATGCGTCGCTGACGGTGCTGCGCACCGCCGAATTGCTGCTGGAAGCCGGCGTGCCGCCAGGGGTGATCAACGTCGTCACCGGCCTGGGCAGCGAGGCCGGCGCCGCGCTGGCCGCGCACATGGACGTGGACCGCATCGCCTTCACCGGCTCCACGGTCACCGGGCGCGAGATCATCAAGGCCTCGGCGGGCAACATGAAGCGCATCCAGCTGGAGCTGGGCGGCAAGTCGCCGGACATCGTGTTCGCCGACGCCAACCTGGACAAGGCGGTGCCGGGCGCCGCGATGGGCGTGTTCAACAACTCCGGGCAGATCTGTTCTGCCGGCACGCGCATCTTCGTGCAGCGCGGCATCCAGGAGGAGTTCGTCGCGCGGCTGGTGGACTACACCCGGAAGATCAAGGTTGGCGATCCGTTCGACCCGGCGTCGCAGCTGGGGCCGCTGATCTCGCGCCGCCAGCTCGATCGCGTGCTGGGCTACATGAGCATCGGCCAGGAGGACGGCGCGCGCCTGGAAGTGGGCGGCAACCGTCTCGGTGCCCAGCTCGCCGAGGGCTACTTCGTCGCGCCGACGGTGTTCAATAACGTGCGCAACGACATGCGGATCGCCCGCGAGGAGATCTTCGGCCCCGTGGCTTCGGTGATTCCCTTCGACACGGTGGACGAGGCCTTGAAGCTTGGGAACGATACCGACTACGGCCTGGGCGGCGCGGTCTGGACCTCCAATGTCGGCACGATGATGAAGGCGATGCACGGCATCAAGGCCGGGAAGATGTGGATTAACTGCTACGGCCTGGCGGATCCGGCGGTGGGCTTCAGTGGCACCAAGCAGAGCGGCTACGGCATGAAAGGGGGAGCGCAGCACATCGACGGCTTCCTGTACGAGAAGAGCGTCTACATCAACGGGGACTGA
- a CDS encoding GMC family oxidoreductase, which yields MQSNSYDFIVVGSGSAGGVLAARLSENGKYKVLCLEAGTKDASYIWTRPPLGVVYLVDNPLVDWRYESEPNETHANRKIPVPRGKMLGGSSSINAIVYNRGQKLDYDTWSELGCKGWSYNEVLPYLKKLESTEIGSDEYRGRTGPIKVTQSRKLCSFFDLFIQSAEAAAIPHNPDYSGEKQEGVAMAQLTAWHGERQSTATSYLQPARKRPNLTILTGAETTSLILEGKRCVGVRYRRDGAMHEARATREVIVSTGTANTPKLLELSGIGNPDILRQHGIPVAHELRGVGENLRDHFAATMKWTFNRPGISLAKKGRGWRLWLEVLRWVFLRQGLIAQGHGAMRVFARSRPELKEPDVMMVVSPYIIELKTGRGRRMSATEGFFMYTHVQRTESTGNIHIRSADPFAPPLINFRFLEAEYDRKTAVAAVRRARDIAAVAPMRDLIDAETTPGPQVQSDEAILDAIRQTGLPTQHMVGTCKMGNDPMAVVDERLRVHGLTGLRVADASIMPTIISGNTSVPCMMIGEKCADMVLADAQRPAATAAAATGRQSKRELESASF from the coding sequence ATGCAATCGAACAGCTACGACTTCATCGTGGTCGGATCCGGTTCGGCCGGCGGCGTGCTCGCCGCCCGCCTGAGCGAGAACGGCAAGTACAAGGTCCTCTGCCTCGAGGCCGGCACCAAGGACGCCAGCTACATCTGGACGCGCCCGCCGCTGGGCGTGGTGTACCTGGTGGACAACCCGCTGGTGGACTGGCGCTACGAATCTGAGCCGAATGAAACGCACGCCAACCGCAAGATCCCGGTGCCGCGCGGCAAGATGCTGGGGGGCAGCAGCTCCATCAACGCCATCGTCTACAACCGCGGCCAGAAGCTCGACTACGACACCTGGAGCGAGCTGGGCTGCAAGGGCTGGAGCTACAACGAGGTGCTGCCCTACCTGAAGAAGCTGGAAAGCACCGAGATCGGCTCGGACGAGTACCGCGGCCGCACCGGGCCGATCAAGGTCACTCAGAGCAGGAAGCTGTGCTCCTTCTTCGACCTGTTCATCCAGTCCGCGGAGGCGGCGGCCATTCCCCACAACCCGGACTACAGCGGCGAGAAGCAGGAAGGCGTGGCGATGGCGCAGCTCACTGCCTGGCACGGCGAGCGCCAGAGCACCGCGACGTCCTACCTGCAGCCGGCGCGCAAGCGGCCCAACCTGACCATCCTCACCGGCGCCGAGACCACGTCGTTGATCCTGGAGGGCAAGCGCTGCGTCGGTGTGCGCTATCGGCGCGACGGCGCGATGCACGAGGCCCGCGCGACGCGCGAGGTAATCGTCTCCACCGGCACCGCCAACACGCCCAAGCTGCTGGAGCTGTCCGGTATCGGCAACCCGGACATCCTGCGCCAGCACGGCATCCCGGTCGCGCATGAGCTGCGCGGCGTGGGCGAGAACCTGCGCGACCACTTCGCCGCCACCATGAAATGGACCTTCAACCGGCCCGGCATTTCGCTGGCGAAGAAGGGCCGGGGCTGGCGCCTGTGGCTGGAGGTGCTGCGCTGGGTGTTCCTGCGCCAGGGCCTGATCGCCCAGGGGCACGGCGCGATGCGGGTGTTCGCGCGCTCGCGCCCGGAGCTGAAGGAACCGGACGTGATGATGGTGGTCAGCCCCTACATCATCGAGCTCAAGACCGGCCGCGGCCGGCGCATGTCGGCCACCGAGGGCTTCTTCATGTACACGCACGTGCAGCGCACCGAAAGCACGGGCAACATCCACATCCGCTCGGCCGACCCATTCGCGCCGCCGCTCATCAACTTCCGTTTCCTGGAGGCGGAATACGACCGCAAGACCGCCGTGGCCGCGGTGCGCCGCGCCCGCGACATCGCCGCGGTTGCTCCGATGCGGGACCTGATCGACGCGGAGACCACCCCGGGGCCGCAGGTGCAGAGCGACGAAGCCATCCTGGACGCCATCCGCCAGACCGGCCTGCCGACGCAGCACATGGTGGGCACCTGCAAGATGGGCAACGACCCCATGGCCGTGGTGGACGAGCGCCTGCGCGTGCACGGCCTCACGGGCCTGCGGGTGGCCGATGCGTCGATCATGCCCACCATTATTTCCGGCAACACCAGCGTGCCCTGCATGATGATCGGCGAAAAGTGCGCCGACATGGTCCTCGCCGATGCTCAACGACCAGCCGCCACTGCCGCAGCTGCAACGGGCCGGCAATCAAAACGAGAGCTGGAGTCGGCCTCCTTCTGA